The DNA window AATGACGGTCGCCGCCTGCCCAAACGCTCCAACTTCCGCAGCGCGCATGCCTATCTGTCGGCGCCTTACGGTGTGTATCCAGCCAAGGACGGCTATCTCGCCATCGCCATGACGCCGATCCCCAAACTGGCCGACCTGCTGTCGCTCGGCGAACTGGCGCCCTATCGCGACAAACCGGCGTCCTGGTTCACCGCGCGCGACGACATCAAGGCGATCATCGCGCAGAGGATCGCCACCAAAAGCATCGACGAGTGGCTTGCCATTCTCGAGCCTGCCGACATCTGGTGCGCCAAGGTGCTGACCTGGCCGGAGATGCTGGCAAGCGAAGGCTTCCAGTCGCTCGACATGCTGCAGACAGTGACGCGCGAGGACGACGTCTCGATCCTCACCACCAGTTCGCCGCTCCGGGTCGATGGCATCAGAGCCAAGGTCGATCGGGCAGCACCGCGCATCGGCGAGCACAGTGCTGCGATCCGCGAGGAGTTCGGCCTGTGAGCCTGCCCACGCTCAAGGGCATGACCTGGAGCCATCCGCGCGGCTACGATCCGATGGTCGCCTGCTCGGCGCTGTGGCAGCAAAAGACCGGTATTGCCATCGAATGGGACAAGCGCTCGCTGCAAGATTTCGAATCCTTCCCGGTCGAGGAACTGGCCCGCGCCTATGATCTGATCGTCATCGACCATCCGCATGTCGGCCAGATCACGGCGGAGCGCTGCCTCGAGCCGCTGGATATCGTCGGCCGCGAGGCAGAGCTTGCCGCACTTGCCTCGGGCAGCGTCGGCCAGTCCTATCCGAGCTACAACTGGCAGGGACGGCAATGGGCCTTCCCGATCGATGCGGCAACACAGGTCCAGGCCTGGCGGCCGGACGCGCTCGAAGCACCGCCGGCGCGGTGGAGCGAAGTGCTGGACCTCGCCCGCCAGGGCCGCGTGCTGTTGCCACTGCGGCCGCCGCATGTGCTGATGGTGTTCTACACACTTGCCGGCAACCTCGGACATTCCTGTGCAACTGATCCGTCCCAGGACCTCATTGATATCGAGGCCGGCGGCGACGTTTTCGAGACGATGCGTGAGATTGCAGCGCTGGTCGAACCGGCGTGTTTCGAGATGGATCCGATCGCCGTCTCGGAGCGCATGGCAGAGGCTGATTCCCGGATCGTCTGCGCGCCGCTCATCTATGGCTATGTCTCCTATGCGATGGCCGGGTTTCGCTCGAACCGCCTGGCCTTTGCCGACATTCCGGTGGTCGGTTCCGGCGGCCCGGTCGGTTCGGCGCTCGGCGGTACCGGCATAGCCGTCTCGGCCTTTTCCAAAGCCAGAGATGCCGCAACCGATTTCGCCTACTGGGTTGCCAGCGGCGATGTCCAGCGCGGCGCCTATGCCGCTGCCGGCGGTCAGCCCGGCCATGCCGCGGCCTGGGAGGACCAGACCGTCAATGACGCGACCGGCAATTTCTATCGCGATACTCGCGCGACGCTGGAAGGCGCATGGGTGCGGCCGCGCCATGACGGCTACATGGCGTTCCAACAGGCGGCGTCCGACCGCATCCTTTCCGGCATGACCTCCCGGCACAAAGCCGCCGCGGTCGTTGCCGATCTCAATCGCCTGTTTCGGGAACGTTTTCCGGCGCCCGGCGCTGCCGGTAAGGCGTGAATGTACCCGGCTTAATCGAGCCGCCAGAGCTTGCGGGCATTGCCGGACAAAAGCCTGTCGCGCTCCGCAGTGCTGCAACCTGAAAGCAGCGCATGGGTCGCCGCCACCCAGGTCGACAGGCCGCCGCCAAGCGTGCAGACCGGCCAGTCGCTGCCCCAGACGACGCGGTCCCAGCCGAACGCTGCGATTGTGTGCTCAACGTAAGGCCGCAGTGTCCCGACCGTCCAGCTGCCCGCATCGGCATAGGCGACGACACCGGAAATCTTGGCCACGACATTCGGGCGCCGCGCGATCTCGCTCATATGCTCGCGCCACGGATGCTCGACGCCGCCCTTGATGTCGGGGACGCCGCAATGGTCAAGGACGAACGTCACATCGGGCGCCAGGTCGGCCAGCGCGATCGCCCTGGGAATCTGGTGCGGCAGCACGACGAGATCGAAGGTCAGGCCGGTGCCGCCAAGCCGCTTGATGTTATCGCGAAACAGCGCGCCTTCCGAGAGCTCGTCGGGCATCACATGCAGCACGCGGCGGAAGCCTTTGACGAAAGGGTTTGCTC is part of the Mesorhizobium loti genome and encodes:
- a CDS encoding extracellular solute-binding protein encodes the protein MSLPTLKGMTWSHPRGYDPMVACSALWQQKTGIAIEWDKRSLQDFESFPVEELARAYDLIVIDHPHVGQITAERCLEPLDIVGREAELAALASGSVGQSYPSYNWQGRQWAFPIDAATQVQAWRPDALEAPPARWSEVLDLARQGRVLLPLRPPHVLMVFYTLAGNLGHSCATDPSQDLIDIEAGGDVFETMREIAALVEPACFEMDPIAVSERMAEADSRIVCAPLIYGYVSYAMAGFRSNRLAFADIPVVGSGGPVGSALGGTGIAVSAFSKARDAATDFAYWVASGDVQRGAYAAAGGQPGHAAAWEDQTVNDATGNFYRDTRATLEGAWVRPRHDGYMAFQQAASDRILSGMTSRHKAAAVVADLNRLFRERFPAPGAAGKA
- a CDS encoding amidohydrolase family protein; its protein translation is MIIDTHLHLIDRSTLRYPWLAGVPALNRDFSYEDYAVEARRVGVERVLHMEVDVDPADIEAETARVEVLSRQSGSMLTGVIASCRPEEADFPAYLERQRANPFVKGFRRVLHVMPDELSEGALFRDNIKRLGGTGLTFDLVVLPHQIPRAIALADLAPDVTFVLDHCGVPDIKGGVEHPWREHMSEIARRPNVVAKISGVVAYADAGSWTVGTLRPYVEHTIAAFGWDRVVWGSDWPVCTLGGGLSTWVAATHALLSGCSTAERDRLLSGNARKLWRLD